Proteins encoded within one genomic window of Amycolatopsis nigrescens CSC17Ta-90:
- a CDS encoding TetR/AcrR family transcriptional regulator, with amino-acid sequence MPNRGDRGGSKTRARIADVASELFLERGFDDVTIAEVAAAAGVSKVTVFSHFERKEDLLLDRLPDVVDIVHTAIRERADDISAVESLRQAALALAEKRHALSGLGGDLEPIMRTITASPALIARLRAFGYEIEMGLAAELDADAGFDGDSTLAAALLVAAYRTVAVETVRRRLAGDGLDDLAVSHRQRLNQAFDAIRLATG; translated from the coding sequence ATGCCCAATCGAGGAGATCGCGGCGGGTCGAAGACGCGAGCGCGCATCGCTGACGTCGCGAGTGAGCTGTTCCTGGAGCGCGGCTTCGACGACGTCACGATCGCCGAGGTCGCCGCGGCCGCCGGCGTGTCGAAGGTGACCGTGTTCTCGCACTTCGAGCGGAAGGAGGACCTTCTGCTCGATCGTCTTCCGGACGTTGTCGACATCGTGCACACCGCGATCCGCGAGCGGGCGGACGACATCAGCGCCGTCGAGTCGCTCCGTCAGGCCGCCCTCGCGCTCGCGGAGAAGCGGCACGCGCTCTCAGGTCTGGGCGGGGATCTCGAACCGATCATGCGGACCATCACGGCTTCGCCCGCGTTGATCGCACGGCTCCGCGCGTTCGGGTACGAGATCGAGATGGGGTTGGCCGCCGAGCTCGACGCGGACGCGGGGTTCGACGGTGACAGCACGCTGGCCGCGGCCTTGCTCGTCGCCGCGTATCGGACAGTCGCTGTCGAGACGGTACGACGAAGGCTCGCCGGAGACGGCCTCGACGACCTCGCTGTGTCGCATCGTCAGCGCCTGAACCAGGCGTTCGACGCCATCCGGTTGGCCACAGGTTGA
- a CDS encoding FAD-dependent oxidoreductase: MTSTSGTRSLKVLVCGAGIAGQAVAYWLARGGHRVVVVERYPVLRATGAQVDLRGQGIEAVEAMGLLDVVKSKLVDEAGVAFVDTRGKARATIMANTSGQGRQTLTSEYEIMRGDLVRILNDATKSDVDYVFGTSVDRFEQDETKVVAYFSDGSSDEFDLLIGADGQGSRVRRAVLPAGTPEPYWRVGIHMSYWFVPRIASDSNIRDTYNAPGGRMIMRRSHNPDETQVYFVLRETSEEASAIHREPVERQKEFWAERFRGAGWQTGRFIDGMETTPNFYSQEVVQVRTNTWSEGRVALVGDAAHCASPYSGMGVSGGLVGAYVLAAEINRHPTDLPRALANYDTTLRPFVDEIQAAVKPRLLRLGMPKSRLGINAFLTVSGLATSLRIPDFVARFSKEDRGGDWQLPDSPELRVH, from the coding sequence ATGACATCCACATCCGGAACTCGCTCCTTGAAGGTCCTCGTCTGCGGCGCTGGTATCGCGGGACAGGCAGTGGCCTACTGGCTGGCGCGAGGAGGGCATCGAGTAGTCGTGGTCGAGCGCTATCCGGTACTGCGGGCCACCGGAGCCCAGGTCGATCTCCGCGGTCAAGGCATCGAGGCGGTCGAGGCCATGGGACTTCTCGATGTCGTGAAGAGCAAGCTTGTGGACGAAGCCGGCGTCGCCTTTGTGGATACCCGGGGCAAGGCGAGGGCGACGATCATGGCCAACACGTCCGGCCAGGGGCGCCAGACGCTGACCTCCGAGTACGAGATCATGCGCGGGGACCTCGTGCGCATCCTCAATGATGCGACGAAAAGCGACGTCGACTACGTCTTCGGGACGAGCGTGGACCGCTTCGAGCAGGACGAGACGAAGGTCGTCGCGTACTTCTCCGACGGCTCGTCCGACGAGTTCGACCTGCTGATCGGCGCCGATGGGCAGGGGTCGCGTGTCCGCCGGGCCGTCTTGCCGGCCGGGACTCCGGAGCCGTACTGGCGGGTGGGGATCCACATGTCGTACTGGTTCGTTCCGCGCATCGCGTCGGACAGCAACATCCGCGACACCTACAACGCCCCCGGCGGCCGGATGATCATGCGCAGGAGTCACAACCCGGACGAGACCCAGGTGTATTTCGTGCTGCGGGAAACCTCGGAGGAAGCCTCGGCCATTCATCGCGAGCCGGTCGAACGCCAGAAAGAGTTCTGGGCCGAGCGGTTCCGCGGCGCGGGATGGCAGACCGGCCGGTTCATCGACGGCATGGAGACGACCCCGAACTTCTATTCCCAGGAGGTCGTGCAGGTTCGCACGAACACCTGGTCCGAGGGACGCGTGGCACTGGTCGGAGATGCGGCGCACTGCGCTTCCCCCTACAGCGGGATGGGGGTCTCCGGCGGTCTGGTCGGCGCCTACGTCCTGGCCGCCGAGATCAACCGCCACCCCACCGACCTGCCCCGGGCGCTGGCGAACTACGACACCACGCTCCGGCCGTTCGTCGACGAGATCCAGGCCGCGGTGAAGCCGCGCCTGCTGCGCCTCGGCATGCCCAAGAGCCGGCTCGGGATCAACGCCTTCCTCACCGTCTCTGGACTGGCCACCTCCCTGCGCATCCCCGATTTCGTCGCGCGGTTCTCCAAGGAGGACCGGGGTGGCGACTGGCAGCTTCCCGACAGCCCGGAACTTCGCGTCCATTAG